From one Nocardioides sp. Kera G14 genomic stretch:
- a CDS encoding PrsW family intramembrane metalloprotease, translated as MQGAQRATTGRVFTVIVTIVVLLAAVPMVLLLAISGAPRTMVTATVLAALPVVPLVAAYLWLDRYEPEPRGLLALGLAWGAFVACFAAVVLEGIGGVLSSVDSDSGVTFLTPVVEEAVKGAFLIGLLWWRRDELDGVLDGIVYAGMVGIGFAFTENILYLAAAYNGTDGVGPGGTSALASTFVVRCIASPFAHPLFTAFTGVGVGLAVASRRPLARLVLPLCGYVVAVIAHSAWNASTVYGLSGFVSVYVLLMVPIFAGLAGLALWARGSEARLLERALADCANRGYLPASDIGWIVDLGARRRARLFASQTAGHAGLQAMREYQQAAIELGFLHHRVLRGAPPPDFVARGQVYVDRIGRVRPIIAFPGQVVPSR; from the coding sequence ATGCAGGGGGCGCAGCGGGCAACAACGGGTCGGGTCTTCACCGTGATCGTCACGATCGTCGTCCTGCTCGCGGCGGTCCCGATGGTGCTGCTGCTCGCGATCTCCGGCGCCCCCAGAACGATGGTGACCGCCACGGTGCTGGCTGCGCTTCCGGTGGTGCCGTTGGTGGCGGCGTACCTCTGGCTCGATCGCTACGAGCCGGAGCCGCGTGGGCTGCTCGCCCTCGGACTGGCCTGGGGCGCCTTCGTCGCCTGTTTCGCGGCGGTCGTGCTGGAGGGCATCGGCGGCGTCCTGTCCAGCGTGGACAGCGATTCGGGCGTCACGTTCCTCACGCCGGTGGTGGAGGAGGCGGTCAAGGGTGCCTTCCTGATCGGCCTGCTGTGGTGGCGGCGCGACGAGCTGGACGGCGTGCTCGACGGGATCGTCTACGCCGGCATGGTCGGCATCGGCTTCGCCTTCACCGAGAACATCCTCTATCTGGCCGCGGCCTACAACGGCACCGACGGCGTCGGGCCCGGCGGCACCTCCGCACTGGCCAGCACGTTCGTCGTGCGGTGCATCGCCAGCCCCTTCGCGCACCCCCTCTTCACCGCGTTCACCGGCGTGGGGGTCGGCCTGGCCGTCGCCTCCCGCCGGCCGCTGGCGCGGTTGGTCCTGCCCTTGTGCGGGTACGTCGTCGCCGTGATCGCCCACAGCGCATGGAATGCGTCGACCGTCTATGGCCTGAGCGGCTTCGTCTCGGTCTATGTCCTGCTGATGGTGCCGATCTTCGCCGGCCTGGCAGGCCTTGCGCTCTGGGCCCGCGGCTCGGAGGCACGTCTGCTGGAGCGGGCGCTGGCCGACTGCGCGAACCGCGGCTACCTGCCCGCCAGCGACATCGGGTGGATCGTCGACCTGGGGGCGCGGCGCCGGGCGCGGCTCTTCGCGAGCCAGACCGCCGGCCATGCGGGCCTGCAGGCGATGCGCGAGTACCAGCAGGCGGCGATCGAGCTCGGCTTCCTCCACCACCGGGTCCTCCGCGGAGCCCCGCCGCCCGATTTCGTGGCGCGCGGGCAGGTCTATGTCGACAGGATCGGTAGGGTCAGGCCGATCATCGCTTTTCCCGGACAGGTGGTACCCAGCCGATGA
- a CDS encoding aminopeptidase P family protein — protein sequence MVSEQSEQSEVQASEVQAGEATESHDQAVPEAWSAFMREGWGDRELNLPAHPITPWAAARRARLAAAFPGERLVIPSGTYKQRANDTDYRFRADTAHAYFTGNQTSDAALVIEPDGEAVLYARPRSSRETDEFFRDRVYGELWAGRRPSGKELSDSLGLTVRHIDELDLSGTTKTRRLGEDGDLDRVASELRLVKDEWEVAELEEACHITALGFEDCIREWDNVRTYGERWIEGTFFRRARAMGNDLGYDSIVGAGQHATTLHWIDNTGPVKPDDMILLDMGVEGRNLYTADITRTLPASGSYSALHRDLYSLVLRAQEAGIAAVRPGAAFRAPHHAAIEVLAHGLSDMGLLPVSVDEALDENSKIYSRWTLHSVSHMLGMDVHDCAAAAKEAYVEGMLEEGMVLTVEPGLYFQIDDLLVPGEMRGIGIRIEDDILVTADGARNLSHELPREPDEVEEWMGRLLP from the coding sequence ATGGTGAGCGAGCAGTCCGAGCAGTCCGAGGTCCAGGCGAGCGAGGTCCAGGCGGGCGAGGCGACGGAGTCCCACGACCAGGCGGTGCCGGAGGCCTGGTCGGCGTTCATGCGCGAGGGCTGGGGCGACCGCGAGCTCAACCTGCCCGCGCACCCGATCACGCCCTGGGCCGCGGCACGTCGCGCCCGCCTCGCCGCAGCGTTTCCAGGCGAGCGCCTGGTGATCCCGTCGGGCACCTACAAGCAGCGGGCCAACGACACCGACTACCGCTTCCGCGCCGACACCGCCCACGCCTATTTCACCGGCAACCAGACCTCCGACGCCGCGCTCGTCATCGAGCCCGACGGCGAGGCGGTGCTCTACGCCCGCCCGCGCTCCTCGCGTGAGACCGACGAGTTCTTCCGTGACCGCGTGTACGGGGAGTTGTGGGCGGGCCGCCGCCCGTCCGGGAAGGAACTGTCGGACTCACTCGGCCTCACCGTCCGCCACATCGACGAGCTCGACCTCTCCGGCACGACGAAGACGCGCCGACTCGGCGAGGACGGCGACCTCGACCGGGTCGCCTCCGAGCTGCGCCTGGTCAAGGACGAGTGGGAGGTCGCCGAGCTCGAGGAGGCCTGCCACATCACGGCGCTCGGCTTCGAGGACTGCATCCGGGAGTGGGACAACGTCCGCACCTACGGCGAGCGCTGGATCGAGGGCACCTTCTTCCGCCGCGCGCGCGCCATGGGCAATGACCTGGGTTACGACTCGATCGTCGGCGCCGGCCAGCACGCCACCACGCTGCACTGGATCGACAACACCGGCCCGGTGAAGCCCGACGACATGATCCTGCTCGACATGGGCGTCGAGGGCCGCAACCTCTACACCGCAGACATCACCCGCACGCTGCCCGCGTCGGGCAGCTACTCGGCGCTGCACCGTGACCTCTACTCCCTGGTGCTCCGGGCCCAGGAGGCCGGCATCGCGGCGGTGAGGCCCGGTGCCGCGTTCCGTGCGCCGCACCACGCCGCGATCGAGGTGCTGGCGCACGGCCTGTCGGACATGGGCCTGCTGCCGGTCAGCGTCGACGAGGCGCTGGACGAGAACAGCAAGATCTACAGCCGGTGGACGCTCCACTCGGTCAGCCACATGCTCGGCATGGACGTCCACGACTGCGCGGCCGCCGCCAAGGAGGCCTACGTCGAGGGCATGCTCGAGGAGGGCATGGTCCTCACGGTCGAGCCGGGCCTCTACTTCCAGATCGACGACCTGCTCGTGCCCGGCGAGATGCGCGGCATCGGCATCCGGATCGAGGACGACATCCTCGTCACCGCGGACGGTGCGAGGAACCTCTCGCATGAACTCCCCCGCGAGCCCGACGAGGTCGAGGAGTGGATGGGGCGCCTGCTCCCCTGA
- a CDS encoding SCO7613 C-terminal domain-containing membrane protein: MLADPQRCPDCRSRITASEVPCPSCGLRLDGPVAGELFATLQRADALIAQLRSFSPPAKRPGPDHAPVRTPAPAEPAATPPAPRLPLDHPRVPAFTVPGLLLALGALMLGAGAITFLAFAWAWLGYSGRTVLLLVATFAAAGGTWLTASRRIRMAAEALTALTAILAALVPVGGSAAGWFDNGHDAQVATASAVVIGAAAVLLRYVVHQRFAQSLVLAEITASLAALVAATGITGSLEGHPATGLAIVLILSCPAAWLTWRLGQRLVATMLGVVAAATWCLLTGLGVVRVIDHNPGFTWAGTAPLLVTSAVVLAVAAPWRASRALPVAVRAVAAATALWLAAFTTVAPWVNAPMQVFSLMTAGVVVATVAMVAADLPPSRVSGLGLRLWEASVSAVVAIATAVWCCMVVARIIDAIADARFHPLTSVGVEWDEGDLAGSGWPLLPLLMLLVSAATVVAWQGIEGVTRRLPRSLRVTAVVVALGFTVPPLFPRLWLVAFALVVLAAVAGWAWLGLRGAARTAVALSLPFILGLAAWTTLTVVTLDLRQVTTGTLVAVLVVVALLAAIRPPSGEADDLDRWALRIATLVTALAAVALGQPPQSWLAADLTILAAGCAVVAILDRDTWISGTAASFGLVALWLRLEDSDIDLPEAYTLPAAAVVLGFGGWALWRRAGARTVPTLAPGLLAGIVPSAVVALEEGAGIRGLLLLVLGLVLVGVGLVLHWLAPLSVGALTTAGATLRYLLPLLDDVPPTLLFVAGGAALLVGGIQWERLARQGRQTWAQLVALR; the protein is encoded by the coding sequence ATGCTGGCCGACCCGCAGCGCTGCCCGGACTGCCGATCACGGATCACGGCAAGTGAGGTGCCGTGCCCGTCGTGCGGGCTGCGCCTGGACGGGCCGGTGGCCGGCGAGCTCTTCGCCACCCTGCAGAGGGCTGACGCACTGATCGCCCAGTTGCGCTCGTTCTCCCCGCCGGCAAAGCGCCCGGGCCCCGACCACGCACCGGTCCGCACCCCTGCCCCGGCTGAGCCGGCTGCGACGCCTCCAGCGCCACGCCTGCCGCTCGACCACCCAAGGGTGCCCGCCTTCACCGTTCCCGGACTGTTGCTTGCGCTGGGCGCCCTGATGCTCGGTGCCGGGGCGATCACCTTCCTGGCCTTCGCCTGGGCGTGGCTGGGCTACTCCGGCCGGACCGTCCTCCTCCTCGTGGCCACGTTCGCCGCAGCCGGCGGCACCTGGCTCACGGCCTCGCGCCGCATCCGGATGGCCGCCGAAGCGCTCACCGCACTCACCGCGATCCTCGCGGCCCTGGTCCCCGTCGGCGGCTCGGCCGCCGGGTGGTTCGACAACGGGCACGACGCCCAGGTCGCCACAGCCAGCGCCGTCGTCATCGGTGCCGCCGCCGTCCTCCTCCGGTACGTCGTCCACCAGCGGTTCGCCCAGTCCCTGGTCCTCGCCGAGATCACCGCGTCCCTCGCGGCGCTCGTTGCGGCGACGGGCATCACCGGCAGTCTCGAGGGCCATCCGGCGACCGGCCTGGCGATCGTCCTCATCCTGTCCTGCCCGGCCGCGTGGCTGACCTGGCGACTCGGCCAACGGCTCGTCGCGACCATGCTGGGGGTCGTCGCCGCGGCCACGTGGTGCCTCCTCACCGGTCTCGGCGTCGTGCGGGTGATCGACCACAACCCCGGCTTCACGTGGGCAGGTACCGCCCCGTTGCTGGTGACGTCCGCCGTCGTCCTGGCGGTCGCCGCTCCCTGGCGCGCCTCGCGTGCACTCCCCGTGGCCGTTCGCGCAGTGGCGGCCGCCACCGCTCTCTGGCTCGCCGCCTTCACCACGGTGGCTCCGTGGGTCAATGCGCCGATGCAGGTCTTCAGTCTCATGACGGCCGGGGTCGTGGTGGCCACGGTCGCCATGGTGGCGGCGGACCTTCCCCCGTCCCGCGTGTCCGGCCTGGGCCTCCGGCTGTGGGAAGCCAGTGTCTCCGCCGTCGTCGCGATCGCCACTGCGGTGTGGTGCTGCATGGTGGTGGCACGGATCATCGACGCCATCGCGGACGCCCGCTTCCACCCACTGACGTCGGTCGGCGTCGAGTGGGACGAGGGCGACCTGGCAGGGAGCGGCTGGCCGCTCCTCCCCCTCCTGATGCTGCTGGTGTCCGCAGCGACCGTCGTCGCCTGGCAGGGGATCGAGGGGGTCACACGCCGACTTCCCCGATCCCTCCGGGTCACAGCGGTGGTCGTCGCCCTCGGCTTCACGGTCCCTCCACTGTTCCCCCGCCTCTGGCTCGTCGCATTCGCCCTGGTCGTGCTCGCCGCCGTGGCCGGATGGGCGTGGCTCGGACTCCGTGGCGCGGCACGGACGGCGGTTGCGCTGTCGCTGCCGTTCATCCTCGGGCTCGCCGCGTGGACGACGCTCACGGTCGTCACGCTCGACCTGCGCCAGGTCACCACCGGCACCCTCGTCGCCGTGCTCGTGGTCGTCGCCCTCCTCGCCGCGATCCGGCCGCCGTCGGGCGAGGCCGACGACCTGGACCGGTGGGCGCTGCGGATCGCGACGCTCGTCACGGCCCTGGCCGCCGTCGCCCTCGGGCAGCCCCCGCAGAGCTGGTTGGCCGCCGACCTGACGATCCTCGCGGCCGGATGTGCCGTGGTGGCGATCCTGGATCGCGACACGTGGATCTCGGGAACCGCCGCGAGCTTCGGGCTGGTCGCACTCTGGCTCCGGCTCGAGGACAGCGACATCGACCTGCCCGAGGCCTACACCCTCCCGGCCGCTGCCGTCGTGCTCGGCTTCGGCGGATGGGCGCTGTGGCGTCGGGCGGGGGCGCGGACGGTCCCGACCCTGGCGCCCGGTCTCCTTGCCGGGATCGTCCCCAGCGCCGTCGTCGCCCTCGAGGAGGGTGCCGGCATCCGTGGGCTGCTCCTGCTCGTCCTCGGGCTCGTGCTGGTCGGCGTGGGTCTCGTCCTGCACTGGCTCGCACCGCTCTCGGTCGGAGCACTCACGACGGCGGGCGCGACGCTGCGGTATCTCCTGCCGCTGCTGGACGACGTACCTCCGACGCTGCTCTTCGTCGCCGGTGGGGCCGCGCTGCTGGTCGGCGGGATCCAGTGGGAGCGACTGGCCCGACAGGGCCGGCAGACCTGGGCGCAGCTGGTCGCCCTGCGCTGA